The following is a genomic window from Micromonospora cathayae.
GCAGCTCACCGAGCCGTCCCTGCCCGGACCGGGCTTCCCGGAGCAGTTCCGGCGCGTGCGCCACGAACCGGGTCACCTCGTCGAGCAGGGGCACCACGATCAGCGCGGCCACGCCACTGAGCAGCGCGAACGTCGCGAGGAACACCAGCAGGGTGGCGAGCGTGCGCCGGCGGACGAACCGGCGCTGCAAGCGGTCCACCGGTGGTTTCAGCGCGGCGGCGAAGAAGGCGGCCAGCACGAGCCAGACCAGCACCCGCCGGGTGGCCCAGAGCAGCAGCAACCCGAGCAGGGTGACCAGCACCAGACCGATGACGATCATGACGCGCCGGGCGGTCCGCCGGTCGTCCGGGCTGCTCATCCGGCGCGGCTACCCGGTGGCGGCGGAGGGAAACCCGCAGGTCAGTCCACGCCCAGCGTGGCGTCGGTCGCCGGGAGCGCGCCGGCGGTGAAGTCGGTCAGGGCGGGGCCGTGCAGCACCACGCCGGGCAGCGCGTCCCGGGCCACCCGGGCGACCAGCCGGGGCACCGGCAGCCGGCCGGGGCGGGGCGCGGCGGCCAGCACCACGTTGCCGTACCGCCGGCCGCCGAGCATCCGCCGGGCGGCCACCAGGCAGACGTCGGCGAACACCGCGCCGAGGGTGGCCGCCTGCACCCGGGAGAGGACCAGCGGCGGCAGGTCGGTCAGGTTGACCAGGTAGAGCCCGTCCGGGGCGAGGACCCGGGCCACCTCGGCGGCGAACTCGACGCTGCGTACGTGCGCCGGCATCCGCGCGCCGGAGTAGATGTCGGCGAGCACCACGTCGTACCCGCCGGTCGGCTGCCCGGTCAGGGCCGCCCGCGCGTCGGCCAGGTCCAGCCGGATCCCCGGCGGTGGCGGCAGCTCCCGCACCACCAGGTCGAGCAGGACCGGATCACGCTCCACCACCTGCTGGACGGAGCCGGGCCGGGTGGCCGCCAGGTAGCGGGGCAGGGTCAGCGCGCCGCCGCCGAGGTGCAGCGCCCGCAGCGGTACGCCGGGCGGCGCGGCCAGGTCGAGCAGCGCCGCCATCCGGCGGACGTACTCGTACCGCAGGTGGGTCGGGTCGGCGGTGTCCACGTAGGACTGCTCGACACCGGCCGCGAGCAGGGTACGCCCGGTCGGGCGGCCCGGGTCGACCACCAGCACCGGGCCGTCGGCGGACCCGTCCATGATCGCATGGTAGCCGACCCGCCCCGGCCGGGCGGACCGGCCACCCGGACGGCTTCCCGGTCACCGCCGGGCACCGGGTCCGCCGGTACGGGGGCGCCGGCCCGCCGTACGGGGGCATGACGCCGCCCCGCGCCGACTCAGCCGGCCACGCCCGCGCCCGCCTCCTCGATCGCGTCGTCCACCCGGTGGGCCAGGTCGACGTCCTGGGCGGTCACCGCGTCCGCGCGCCGGCTGCGCACGGTGAGCACCGCGCTGGCCCCGGTCTGCCGGGTGATCTGCGGTCCCCGGCCGGTGTCGGCCCGGAGCCGGTCCAGCCGGTCGAGGACCCGGTCCAGGTTCCCCGGCGGCAGCGCCACGCTCCGCGACAACGCCCGGTCCCGGACCGACCAGTACGGCAGGTCGGCCAGCGCGGCCCGCAGCTCGTCGGCGGTCAGCGGCGCGGCCCTGCCCTCCGGTCCGACCACGCCACCACCGGCCTCCGGTGGCGTGAGCAGGTCCAACAGGCCCTCCGGTACGCGCAGCGACGCCACCAGGTCGCCATCCGCCTCGGCCAGCGCGGCGAGGGTCGCCTCCGCCTGGTAGCGGGCCTGCTCCGGGGTCCGGCCGCTGATCCGGGCCACCTCGGCGAGGAACCCCGGCAGGTCCCGGTGCCGTTCGATCCCGTCCACCGGCGTCACGTCGTGCAGCGACATCGGTACCGCCCGCAGCAGCCGGTCCCGGTCGGCGGGGTCCAGTGCCCTCGCCAGGACCAGCACCGTGGCCTCGGTACCGACCTTGGCGGTGCGGAAGTCGACGCCGGCCCGGCGGCCCACCTCCCCGACCAACTCCCGGTATCCGGTTCCGGTGGCGCCGGGCGTGGTCCCGCCCGGTCGGGGCCCCGGCCGCGGGTTGGCCGGCCGGCCGGCCGGCGGCGGTACCGGCCCGCCGCGAGTGCTGTCCGGTTTGTGGGCCCCGGCCGGCGGCGGCCCCGCACGTTTGCCCCGGTCCAGGTGGGTGGGTTGCTTGGACGCGCCGAGGGTGGTCCCGTCCCGGCTGGGCTGCCGGCCGCGTTCGCGGGCCTGACGGGCCAGGGTACGCCGCCGCTGGTTGTCACCCTCCATCTGCTTCCTCATCCGGCTGACCTCGCTTCCCGACTCGGTTGGCGCTGCCGGTCCCGGCTGGCGGTCGCGGGTCGACGGTCGCGGCCCGTGTTCCCGCGCACCACCACCGCGGCCCGCCCTGTGCCGCGTACCACCCGGTCCCGGCCTGCTCCCCGGCGGCTTCCCGGCCCCGGGCGCCCCGAAACCAGCGCCGGCCGGGCCGGCGGTTCTCCCGGATACGGCTTCATGCCAGCGGGGTGACGAGCCGTCACCCCGTCGCGGCACATGCTCGGTGCGGACCGGAGGAACTTCCGAAGCATGCGGAAGGGAAGGTCGTCATGAAGAGGATTGTCG
Proteins encoded in this region:
- a CDS encoding spermidine synthase, coding for MDGSADGPVLVVDPGRPTGRTLLAAGVEQSYVDTADPTHLRYEYVRRMAALLDLAAPPGVPLRALHLGGGALTLPRYLAATRPGSVQQVVERDPVLLDLVVRELPPPPGIRLDLADARAALTGQPTGGYDVVLADIYSGARMPAHVRSVEFAAEVARVLAPDGLYLVNLTDLPPLVLSRVQAATLGAVFADVCLVAARRMLGGRRYGNVVLAAAPRPGRLPVPRLVARVARDALPGVVLHGPALTDFTAGALPATDATLGVD
- a CDS encoding DUF2267 domain-containing protein, giving the protein MRKQMEGDNQRRRTLARQARERGRQPSRDGTTLGASKQPTHLDRGKRAGPPPAGAHKPDSTRGGPVPPPAGRPANPRPGPRPGGTTPGATGTGYRELVGEVGRRAGVDFRTAKVGTEATVLVLARALDPADRDRLLRAVPMSLHDVTPVDGIERHRDLPGFLAEVARISGRTPEQARYQAEATLAALAEADGDLVASLRVPEGLLDLLTPPEAGGGVVGPEGRAAPLTADELRAALADLPYWSVRDRALSRSVALPPGNLDRVLDRLDRLRADTGRGPQITRQTGASAVLTVRSRRADAVTAQDVDLAHRVDDAIEEAGAGVAG